A genomic stretch from Brucella sp. BE17 includes:
- the ehuC gene encoding ectoine/hydroxyectoine ABC transporter permease subunit EhuC, with amino-acid sequence MEWSAYLPMLMKGASVTMTITLAAIAIGALLAFVFGILRVEGGPVLSAIALCYTEVFRGTSLLVQLFWFYYALPLVGLSFDPVTTGILVLAAHAGGYGAEIVRGALSSVSPQQLEAARALNFNRFQTLFRISLPQAVVEMMPAFGNLAIETLKLSSLVSFISIADLTFSAQSIRNITLDSTSIYSVTLVCYFAMSLVLMVAVKVIERLVRRGNAFPRAAHS; translated from the coding sequence ATGGAATGGTCAGCCTATCTGCCAATGCTGATGAAAGGTGCCAGCGTCACCATGACGATCACGCTTGCAGCGATTGCCATCGGCGCGCTGCTCGCCTTCGTCTTCGGCATTTTGCGTGTCGAAGGCGGGCCCGTCCTGTCTGCGATAGCGCTTTGTTACACCGAGGTCTTTCGCGGAACGTCGCTGCTGGTACAGCTCTTCTGGTTCTATTACGCTCTGCCACTGGTAGGCCTGAGCTTTGATCCCGTCACCACCGGCATTCTGGTTCTGGCAGCGCATGCGGGCGGTTATGGCGCGGAAATTGTGCGCGGTGCGCTTTCTTCCGTCTCCCCGCAGCAACTGGAAGCTGCCCGCGCCCTCAATTTCAATCGCTTCCAGACGCTGTTTCGTATTTCCCTGCCGCAGGCTGTCGTGGAGATGATGCCAGCCTTCGGCAATCTCGCGATTGAAACGCTCAAACTGTCCTCGCTTGTGTCGTTCATTTCCATTGCCGATCTGACGTTTTCGGCGCAATCGATCCGCAACATCACACTGGACAGCACAAGCATCTATTCGGTCACGCTCGTCTGCTACTTCGCCATGTCGCTGGTGCTGATGGTTGCGGTCAAGGTGATCGAACGTCTGGTGCGGCGAGGCAATGCCTTCCCGCGTGCGGCTCATTCATGA
- the doeA gene encoding ectoine hydrolase DoeA (DoeA (degradation of ectoine A) is also called EutD (ectoine utilization D).): MSVTLNFTRTEYSERLAKTRQAMERDGIDLLIVTDPSNMHWLTGYDGWSFYVHQCVLVPPDGEPIWYGRKQDANGAKRTAYLDHDNIIGYPDHYVQSSERHPMDLLSQIIEERKWAGLTIAVEMDNYYFSAAAFASLKKHLPNARFKDAAGLVNWQRAVKSPTELDYMRKAGKIVERMHQRIVEVVEPGMRKCDLVAEIYDAGIRGTEEFGGDYPAIVPLLPSGTDASAPHLTWDDKPMRSGEGTFFEIAGAYKRYHCPLSRTVFLGKPTQAFLDAEKATLEGMEAGLAAARPGNSCEDIANAFFAVLKKYGIIKDNRTGYPIGLSYPPDWGERTMSLRPGDRTELVPGMTFHFMTGLWLEDMGLEITESIAITESGVECLSNVPRQLFVKG; the protein is encoded by the coding sequence GTGAGTGTGACGCTGAATTTTACGCGCACGGAATATTCCGAGCGCCTTGCCAAAACCCGGCAAGCGATGGAACGCGACGGCATCGATCTTCTGATCGTCACCGATCCATCCAACATGCACTGGCTCACGGGCTATGACGGCTGGTCCTTTTATGTGCATCAATGTGTTCTGGTGCCGCCGGACGGCGAACCGATCTGGTATGGGCGCAAGCAGGATGCCAATGGCGCCAAACGCACCGCCTATCTCGACCACGACAACATCATCGGCTACCCCGATCACTACGTGCAGTCGAGCGAGCGCCACCCGATGGATCTTCTGTCCCAGATCATCGAAGAGCGCAAATGGGCGGGACTGACCATCGCAGTCGAGATGGACAATTATTATTTCTCGGCGGCGGCTTTTGCGTCCCTGAAAAAGCATCTGCCAAATGCCCGCTTCAAGGATGCGGCGGGGCTCGTCAACTGGCAGCGTGCGGTTAAAAGCCCGACGGAACTCGATTATATGCGCAAGGCTGGCAAGATCGTCGAGCGCATGCACCAACGCATCGTCGAGGTGGTCGAACCCGGTATGCGCAAATGCGATCTCGTTGCAGAAATTTACGATGCTGGTATTCGCGGCACGGAGGAATTTGGCGGGGACTACCCGGCAATCGTTCCGCTTCTGCCTTCAGGCACTGATGCTTCCGCGCCGCATCTGACCTGGGACGACAAACCGATGCGCTCGGGCGAAGGCACATTTTTCGAGATTGCCGGTGCCTATAAGCGCTATCATTGCCCGCTGTCGCGCACCGTGTTTCTTGGCAAGCCGACGCAAGCATTTCTCGATGCGGAAAAAGCAACGCTGGAAGGCATGGAAGCGGGGCTTGCTGCGGCACGGCCGGGCAACAGCTGTGAGGATATCGCCAACGCCTTCTTCGCCGTTTTGAAAAAATACGGGATTATCAAGGATAACCGCACCGGTTATCCAATCGGGCTTTCCTATCCGCCGGACTGGGGCGAGCGCACCATGAGCCTGCGTCCGGGCGACCGTACTGAGCTTGTACCCGGCATGACCTTCCATTTCATGACCGGCCTCTGGCTGGAGGATATGGGGCTGGAAATCACCGAAAGCATCGCGATCACTGAGAGCGGCGTCGAATGCCTGTCCAACGTGCCGCGTCAGCTGTTTGTGAAAGGCTGA
- the ehuD gene encoding ectoine/hydroxyectoine ABC transporter permease subunit EhuD, giving the protein MMYGYEWDTTTWVTYATSILPIILIGLTVTLKAAVSGFAIALVLGLVFALLRRSRNVAISWPTAFIVEFLRDTPLLVQLFFLYYVLPEFGIVLPAFLTGALALGLQYAAYTSEVYRGGIEAISRGQWEAATALNLTRMQTYRDVIIPQAIPRILPAMGNYMVAMIKETPVLSVITILEMMGLANMIGERTFEYLVPLTLVGLIFLLLTLICSAGLHRLQKALPKAGISLR; this is encoded by the coding sequence ATGATGTATGGATATGAATGGGACACCACGACATGGGTCACTTATGCGACCTCCATCCTGCCAATAATCCTGATCGGGCTTACCGTCACGCTGAAGGCGGCAGTTTCGGGCTTTGCCATAGCGTTGGTGCTGGGGCTGGTCTTTGCGCTTTTGCGCCGCAGCCGCAACGTGGCAATTTCCTGGCCGACGGCCTTCATCGTTGAGTTCCTGCGCGACACGCCGCTTCTGGTACAGCTGTTCTTTCTCTATTACGTGCTGCCGGAATTCGGCATCGTTCTGCCTGCTTTCCTCACCGGCGCGCTGGCGCTCGGATTGCAATATGCGGCCTATACATCCGAGGTCTATCGCGGCGGCATCGAAGCCATTTCGCGCGGCCAATGGGAGGCTGCGACCGCGCTCAACCTCACACGGATGCAGACCTATCGCGATGTCATTATTCCACAAGCTATCCCGCGCATCCTGCCCGCAATGGGCAATTATATGGTTGCGATGATCAAGGAAACACCGGTGCTGTCCGTCATCACCATCCTTGAGATGATGGGCCTTGCCAATATGATCGGCGAGCGTACCTTTGAATATCTCGTACCGCTGACGCTGGTTGGCCTGATCTTCCTCCTCCTGACACTAATCTGCTCCGCAGGACTTCACCGCTTGCAAAAAGCGCTTCCAAAAGCAGGAATATCGTTGCGATGA
- the eutC gene encoding ectoine utilization protein EutC produces MSHVTILTQNDLRAIVTLDISAVDCVEQAFAALATKQVAMPPIMRLDIPEFRGEVDVKTAYVPGLDGFAIKISPGFFDNPKLGLPSLNGLMIVLSARTGLVEALLLDNGYLTDVRTAAAGAVAARHLAREDASIATIFGAGMQARLQLEALMLVRPITSARIWARDQDKAQKLAGELARKHGIEITAMTDAHEAVKGADIIVTTTPAEKPVLMSEWLETGQHLTAMGSDSEHKNEIDPAVFTRATYFADRITQTRILGELHHAIDVGLVSANQPFAELGAVIAGEAQGRASADTITFADLTGTGVQDTAIANLALTRARDAGHGQTIDNDIKMGDAA; encoded by the coding sequence ATGAGCCACGTTACCATTCTCACGCAAAATGACCTCCGTGCGATTGTCACACTTGATATTTCCGCCGTCGATTGTGTTGAGCAGGCCTTTGCAGCCCTTGCCACAAAGCAGGTCGCCATGCCACCGATCATGCGGCTCGATATTCCCGAATTTCGCGGTGAAGTCGACGTCAAAACCGCCTATGTCCCCGGTCTCGACGGTTTTGCGATCAAGATCAGCCCCGGTTTTTTCGACAACCCCAAACTCGGCCTGCCGAGCCTCAACGGTCTAATGATCGTGCTGAGCGCCAGAACCGGACTGGTGGAAGCACTTCTTCTCGATAATGGCTATCTCACCGATGTGCGCACAGCTGCCGCAGGTGCGGTTGCGGCACGGCACCTCGCGCGTGAAGACGCATCTATCGCAACGATCTTTGGCGCGGGCATGCAGGCGCGGTTGCAACTTGAAGCCTTGATGCTGGTGCGTCCGATCACATCGGCGCGCATCTGGGCGCGTGATCAGGACAAGGCGCAAAAACTTGCCGGAGAATTGGCCCGCAAACACGGCATCGAAATCACGGCCATGACCGATGCGCACGAAGCAGTAAAGGGGGCGGACATCATCGTCACCACGACGCCCGCCGAGAAGCCCGTCCTGATGTCGGAATGGCTTGAAACAGGGCAGCACCTGACCGCGATGGGCTCGGATAGCGAGCACAAAAACGAGATCGATCCGGCCGTTTTCACACGTGCAACCTATTTTGCCGACCGCATCACGCAGACGCGTATTCTCGGCGAATTGCATCACGCCATCGATGTAGGGCTTGTATCGGCCAATCAGCCATTCGCCGAGCTTGGCGCGGTGATTGCCGGAGAGGCGCAGGGACGCGCCAGTGCTGACACTATCACCTTCGCCGATCTTACCGGCACCGGCGTACAGGACACGGCAATCGCCAATCTGGCTCTTACCCGCGCAAGAGATGCGGGACACGGCCAGACAATCGACAACGACATCAAAATGGGAGATGCGGCGTGA
- the doeB gene encoding N(2)-acetyl-L-2,4-diaminobutanoate deacetylase DoeB: protein MLTALPRPSPIVASVDFNAQGVQHGHLRLPYSRDDSAWGSVMIPICVIANGEGPTALFTGANHGDEYEGPVALFELARTLDPAKINGRVIIVPALNYPAFCAGTRTSPIDRGNLNRSFPGRPDGTVTEKIADYVTRHLIPLADIVLDFHSGGRTLDFLPYAAAHELPGKDQEARCFEAVAAFGAPYSMKMLEIDAVGMLDTTVEEMGKVFVTTELGGAGTASARSIDIARKGSLNLLRHAGILQGEIGAQPTLWLDMPSSDCFTFAQDAGLVAFTCNLGDPVKAGETIACVYPLGRTGVAPHQYQAAMDGVLAARHVPGLIKAGDCLSVIATITEKN, encoded by the coding sequence ATGCTGACCGCCCTGCCCCGCCCCTCACCCATCGTTGCCTCGGTCGACTTTAATGCGCAAGGCGTACAACACGGCCATCTGCGCCTGCCTTACAGCCGCGATGACAGCGCCTGGGGGTCAGTGATGATCCCGATATGCGTGATTGCCAATGGCGAAGGCCCGACCGCGCTTTTTACCGGTGCCAATCATGGCGACGAATATGAGGGGCCGGTCGCACTTTTCGAACTTGCACGCACGCTCGATCCGGCAAAGATCAACGGACGTGTCATCATTGTTCCAGCGCTCAATTATCCAGCGTTTTGCGCCGGAACACGCACCTCACCGATCGATCGCGGTAATCTCAACCGCAGCTTTCCCGGCCGCCCCGACGGGACGGTGACGGAAAAGATCGCCGATTATGTCACGCGCCACCTGATACCGCTTGCCGATATCGTGCTCGACTTTCATTCTGGCGGCAGAACGCTCGACTTCCTGCCTTATGCCGCTGCCCACGAACTGCCGGGCAAGGATCAGGAAGCACGCTGTTTTGAAGCGGTTGCGGCTTTCGGCGCACCCTATTCGATGAAGATGCTGGAAATCGACGCCGTGGGTATGCTCGATACGACTGTTGAGGAAATGGGCAAGGTTTTCGTCACCACCGAGCTTGGCGGTGCCGGGACGGCAAGCGCCCGCTCCATCGACATTGCACGCAAAGGCAGCCTCAACCTGCTGCGTCATGCAGGGATATTGCAGGGCGAGATTGGGGCACAACCAACACTTTGGCTGGACATGCCATCAAGCGACTGCTTCACTTTCGCGCAAGATGCCGGGCTGGTGGCCTTTACGTGCAATCTCGGCGACCCGGTCAAAGCCGGTGAAACCATCGCCTGCGTCTACCCTTTGGGTAGAACGGGTGTCGCGCCGCACCAGTATCAGGCAGCCATGGACGGCGTGTTGGCGGCGCGCCACGTGCCCGGCCTCATCAAGGCTGGCGACTGCCTTTCCGTCATCGCCACGATCACGGAGAAGAACTAA
- the eutB gene encoding hydroxyectoine utilization dehydratase EutB: protein MTIMKSDLRPVTNENKGLPVELADIERAGVRISGHVARTPLVRSKTLSEKTGQAVYLKLETRQPIGAFKLRGAMNAILALDETQRNRGLVTASTGNHGRAVAYAAQKLGIAATICMSALVPGNKVEAIRALGAEISIVGTSQDDAQDEVERLIKARGLTPIPPFDHAEIVAGQGTIGLEIIEDLPDLATVLIPLSGGGLAGGIAAAVKAVKPQTRIIGISMQNGAAMHASIMAGQPVVLTEEESLADSLGGGIGLANRVTFALCRAFLDQIVLVSEDEIARGIRHAALEEGEVIEGAAAVGIAALLSGKVKPTGTTALIVSGNNIDPELHRKIVAGTAA, encoded by the coding sequence ATGACAATCATGAAGAGCGATCTCCGGCCTGTAACAAACGAAAATAAGGGGCTGCCAGTCGAGCTGGCAGACATCGAGCGGGCTGGCGTGCGCATCAGCGGGCATGTGGCACGAACACCGCTTGTGCGCTCAAAGACTCTCTCCGAAAAAACCGGTCAGGCCGTGTATCTCAAACTCGAAACACGTCAGCCCATTGGTGCCTTCAAGCTGCGCGGCGCGATGAACGCCATTCTCGCTCTGGATGAAACGCAACGCAATCGTGGCCTCGTCACCGCATCAACCGGCAATCATGGCCGCGCTGTCGCCTATGCAGCGCAAAAACTCGGTATTGCAGCTACGATATGCATGTCGGCTCTGGTTCCGGGTAACAAGGTTGAGGCGATCCGTGCGCTTGGAGCGGAAATATCCATCGTCGGCACATCGCAGGACGACGCACAGGACGAAGTCGAGCGGTTGATTAAGGCCCGTGGCCTGACACCGATCCCGCCTTTCGACCATGCCGAGATCGTTGCCGGTCAAGGCACGATCGGGCTAGAAATTATCGAGGACCTGCCGGATCTCGCAACTGTGCTTATACCGCTTTCCGGCGGCGGGCTTGCAGGCGGCATAGCCGCTGCTGTGAAGGCCGTGAAGCCGCAGACGCGCATCATCGGCATTTCAATGCAGAACGGCGCAGCCATGCATGCCTCCATCATGGCTGGGCAACCGGTTGTCCTTACCGAGGAGGAAAGCCTTGCGGATTCGCTTGGCGGTGGCATCGGCCTTGCAAACCGCGTGACCTTCGCGCTTTGCCGCGCATTTCTCGATCAGATCGTGCTGGTCAGCGAAGACGAGATCGCACGCGGCATTCGCCATGCAGCCCTTGAAGAGGGCGAAGTTATCGAAGGGGCTGCGGCTGTCGGCATTGCAGCGCTACTTTCCGGCAAGGTCAAACCCACTGGCACCACCGCCCTTATCGTCTCCGGCAATAATATTGATCCTGAACTGCATCGGAAAATCGTAGCGGGGACCGCCGCATGA
- the ehuB gene encoding ectoine/hydroxyectoine ABC transporter substrate-binding protein EhuB: MSMIKIAGLSVLAMCLSTASLSALTLDEAKEQGYIRAATANEVPYSYMQPDGTSAGIGPDVANAVLKTMGIEEVNWTVTPFGTLIPGLKAKRFDFAAAEQNISPERCKQVAFTEPNSSYGEGLLVKKGNPKGLKTYADIAKDPALKVAVVSGANNVDFLRAVGVKDEQIIFVPANADAIPTVQSRADAYAATELTVSELAKDQAQVEQVSPFEDPIVNDAPVRNYGGFAFRPEDKELRDAFNAALVEFRKTDEYKTILGKYGLSEQSIAAAAEKNVADLCAGK; the protein is encoded by the coding sequence ATGAGCATGATCAAGATCGCCGGACTTTCCGTCCTCGCAATGTGCCTGTCCACTGCATCACTGAGCGCGCTGACGCTCGATGAAGCCAAGGAACAGGGCTATATCCGCGCCGCAACAGCCAATGAAGTGCCCTATTCCTACATGCAGCCCGACGGGACGTCCGCCGGTATCGGTCCCGATGTCGCCAATGCGGTTTTGAAGACCATGGGCATTGAGGAGGTCAACTGGACGGTGACCCCATTTGGTACGCTGATCCCTGGACTTAAGGCGAAACGCTTCGACTTTGCCGCAGCCGAGCAGAATATTTCGCCCGAGCGCTGCAAACAGGTCGCTTTCACCGAGCCAAACTCGTCTTATGGCGAGGGCCTTCTGGTCAAGAAGGGCAATCCTAAGGGTTTGAAGACTTATGCGGACATTGCCAAAGACCCAGCGCTCAAGGTGGCCGTGGTGTCGGGTGCCAATAATGTCGACTTCCTGCGTGCAGTCGGCGTCAAGGACGAGCAGATCATCTTCGTTCCGGCCAATGCCGATGCGATCCCGACCGTACAGAGCCGCGCTGATGCCTATGCCGCAACCGAACTGACGGTTTCGGAACTCGCCAAGGATCAAGCCCAGGTCGAGCAGGTTTCTCCCTTTGAAGATCCGATCGTCAACGATGCACCGGTGCGCAATTATGGTGGCTTTGCCTTCCGCCCGGAAGACAAGGAATTGCGTGACGCCTTCAACGCGGCTCTGGTCGAGTTCCGCAAAACCGACGAATACAAGACGATCCTCGGAAAATACGGTCTTTCCGAACAGAGCATCGCGGCTGCGGCCGAAAAGAACGTCGCCGATCTTTGCGCAGGAAAATAA